In Manduca sexta isolate Smith_Timp_Sample1 unplaced genomic scaffold, JHU_Msex_v1.0 HiC_scaffold_2384, whole genome shotgun sequence, the genomic window aaatgttctagagtcACTAAAGATAcgcttgaaaattattttttttatatttagagccattttaatagccaaaagacagttttaataaatacacttcgtgtttcccgctgaaacgctaagtcacgtgacaaataaagggcgtgacgtcatgatgtaatagtcttaatgtaaacaatacgtgagatacctttattattcaagattctTTAAAAAATGGCTTCAAAGTCCTATAGAATATGTGCCGTTCCTTTGTGTCAAAATACATGTATCAAAAACCccttctaaattatttattcacgtGCCACAACCGCAAAATCTTCGTGTAAAGTGGCTGCAGTTAGCACGACGTGATCCGACCAGTGTATCAGCAAAATCCTCAATTTATTTTTGCGAGGATCATTTTGATGTGAGtagtaatactttaaaatatctataaatattgataGTTCAGTAAAACTGTACTTAGTTCCTTTAAAGGTACAATTTTGAGGTTAAAGCaaagtggttttatttatattgtgtttaaatgcTTTAATTTCTTGTTTATCGTTGATTTGTCTCTATTGCAGCTGCCCAATGACATGGAAAACTACATGGAGTACAGTATTATGGGTTCTGTGTCGGCAATACGAATGAAACCCTGCTGTTTACCTTCTAAATTTGAATGTCAACCTGATCGTTTGAAGAGAACGACCAAAAGTGGACCTCGGCCAGTGGCAGTAAAAAGACAGCGTGCATCATTAATACAAGAAATACTTGTACAGACAGAAACTGTCAATACACCATCCACTAGCAACATAGGGACTGGAGGTATAACATAGACTCTcataggaaatatttatgagAATCATGAAGTATTttgctaaattaataattcatgttGGTAGAACTTTAATCAACTTCTTAAGATAAGACATGAACAACTGTTTTTGAATGCTTAATTCATGCCTCTACCGTTAAAAATTCAGTACTAACCAATatgtatatatgaataaaagaatattacaatttcattaaaatataaacaatttttctttCAGATTCACAAGTAATGGATGAAGAGTCAGATCTCTTTGAAATGAACCAAAATAAATCAACCCAAGTGTGTCCGAATCTGAAAGTAAAATAATCCAAGtaaattttaaaccaaaatataGAAGCAAGGGCTTACAGACTACCAGTTTCAGCAAACACAAAGCAACATCTACAGCAATACAGTTTTCATCTGTTGCAATATCTCCAATTCATGTTAAACCTTCAAGAGTTGgtcatactaaaataaaaagaaaattatttaccaTTAAAGATACATTGGCAAGCTCAGAGGAATCTTCACCATCAAAATCGCAACTTAAAACTGATTCTTCACCATCTATTCAGTCTTCAATTTTTCAAATGACTTCGGACAGTgatgatcaaaataaaaaaaatgtagagtgTGAACTAACAGTAATAAGACAACAAAAACAATGGGAGGAATTTCACCAATCATCTCTTGCAAATACTCTGAGACTAATACAAGATAATCCAAGGTTTTACATTGGCATACTAaaagaatgttattttttagtagATCTTATAAAAAACACACTACTATTCctgttgaaaatatattgttatgcctaaaaaaataagattggaCTCAAAATTTGTTGAACTTGCTAATCAGTTTGGTATGTCAGTTTCTTACGCCAGCAGAATCTTTAAGAAGAATGTGCCAATTATTGCAAAAgctttacattgttttattataaaatctgataaaacTGCCATAGAACTGAACTTACCTATTGCTTTTAGGCATAAATACAGAAACATTAATTGCATAATAGACTGTCTGGAAATTGAAATCAAAAGCCATTAAAATCTGTTGATCAGGCTCTAACATGGTCGGAATATAaaaaggccaatacaataaaataccttataagtagcacacctgatggtgttattaactacatttctcctgGTTATAGTGGCAGGATTAGCGATGTGTGTTTGGTTGAAAGTTGCAACTTTTTGGATCATTTGGAACCTGGtgcgattatactagctgatagaggattcaagcatattgaACAACTGTTATTGCAAAAGGGATGTAGTTTAGTGAGACCTCCAAGTGTATCAGCTAAGTCCAATTTAACCAAAGTTGAAGCTCGAAAAACTAAGGAGATAGCAAGTTTACGGATACACATTGAAAGAGTCATCCGGCGGTATAAGGGGAGTTCTCCAATGTTAAAAACCACAGTCGGTtgttaatacaaatttaattaagttgttGGACGATTGCATTATTATTGCATGTGccttaataaatttacaaagctccttaattaaaaacatttgatgaataaaaacaacatttagaataaaatgttttattttcctatattaagttataaaatatatttttacaatagattgtaagcgttattcttccaaaactttacaactttagataaaatattatttactttgatctcatcatactctattggtattacatggactttattattcttttcaaattcccaatctgccacacaaaataaacctttttttaaattactcacatacatttgcaaaagaacttgggctgcaaacttttctgttattgtgttgttacatatataagatataaaacttttttggcttgttggacatttaatttcaataactgtgtcaccctttaaaataccatctggTGATGCAGCTACCATTGGGAATTTTTGGCTGATAATTAAACCACATTCTGCAATcttgccatattttttttccaactcctttcttactacttcttctaatgattttcctcttttcatggctggagtatctggtactttagctcccattattaaggcaaccaagGACCCATCAGTTGTTTTGCATCGTGaaacatcaaatgcttttgatgctGTTATTCTAGCATAcctgaaaataatacaatatttttaaaatgttaaactagtgactgcctggtggccacatatacatttatatcttcACTAGGATGTCCTGTAGAATGGGTGCCCAACACTTATGACTATGAACTcaaacatcaaagactagtaaagctacaagactaatttagattttgacattgcatctcacatggaaacatataattccaatatatattacTCTAAGACAGCATCTTCCAACCTCTCTTAGCTGTGgaccactaaatgagcaaagatgatcaccacagacctccttaaatgtcattaaaatgcCTCTTTTTaagcacaacctgaaacttcatataACATTAGCATTGAAATCAGCTGACTCAAGATATGTCCACAGACCCCAGGTTGGGaattttgctctagaacattgattttaaatgatatcttattagttcaatcattacagtatcaaatcacatttcaaagggcaacatcacatttaaaatactatcaaatacctataaataaataataccttaactcatgccatgcttgaattttgtgttgtgctcgagtcagactttccacaaaatttatattttcttgtgtaaaaatatcattaattttggctaaaaatgtttcacagtcacttcctttCTTATGTTTGATGCTTAAATAATGCATTGAGAACTGAAGAATGTCGGgcactttgtaatcagcttgatgttttaggatttgagCTGTACATAAATTCCTTCTTTTGCTTTCAACCAAAAAATCCTCTAAAACTACATCACCAAACTCTTTACATGTTGAAGAAGAATTTCCCTTCATTTCTTTAATTGTTGTGTACTTCAAGGTGCTTCCTACTTTTGCTAACTTTGATTTttccaataacattttattgatgTACATGGTGGTTCCTCACTCCTCCGATGTGCCCACATAAGGAAAGCTACCGCGTGTTTACATCCTCCTTGTGAAGCAGGGCAGTTATGGCACTGGACACTTATAACTATGCCCTCTTTTTCTTCTACTACCAAGCTCACAGAATATGATGGACATCGGACTTTGTGCTCAggacatattttacatttcacaGTGCACAAAGTCGCGTCACGTCTTAATTGAACGTACCCAATGGCATCATCACCATACGACTGTCTTGatgatctgtaaaaatagaaataaagcatcacagatagccacaatacgagaaacttttcgttgaaaagattttacacgaataaCAGGTACTTAATCAGAGTAAGATTCCTCATAAGTTACgattttattggtaacgtaataatatattatttatatttatagtctacaaagtaaacatgtacctatcataTGCATGAtacaaaggttattttatagcaaaaaatataaggctaagtacataaatcaaactgtaatctattATGAATTGAACtaaatatcagaaaaggatagttttatacttacaatgaagttttcacGTTCCTAAATTCTGAAGAACAAAAGTCCGGGTTTAAGGCAAAGAAGTTTGCGATCATAAAAGAAtcaatttttggcaaatttgcactgtcagctttaataaaaccaatttccatgtttTTTCCGGTAAAGTGCACTTTGGAcacgaaataatcaaataaatattaatgaaatctgAGAATAAAACGCGCCAAAATCTTTTCGGAATGACAAGACCAATGGACAACACAgtacatataatacatcgtgacgtcacgttcCCTAGTCTTGGTCGCTTGAGCCGTTTCTTGTAaatgatgcacagattcaaaagtcttatttttatttaggaaaataaaatatttaataatttttatttgtaatttaagtcaaatattcttaattaacaccttaaattctataattttcaataccaactttatttatttcttcactatgtcaaatacccaattgaaGCAATGGATTAATTTTTTCATCGTTTTGTGTAGATTGTACTGCAAAAGGTTGATGAAACTATAATAAAAGGTTTCTGTATTAAGCCAATTGTGTATAAATTgcttaaataattgtattaataagtaCCTAATGATTGATTTCCTATCTGAAGACGTGGtggttttcaatatttaatttaagacaATTGCTTGTCGGTAATTACGTATTAAAGGCgttttcagtaattttttcgtaAATCAACACCTATTAAGTTGTTGGTATTTTTGTTTGGGTGTGTCTCTAAAAcgactgaaccgattttaacaGTATTATAGTAgcataattgtatataattttataaataatatcagctctgtatactgtcccactgctgggcacggatctCCTCTATTACTGGGGACATGCTGCACTGGTCTAGTgcgttatgcaggtttcctcacgaagttttccttcaacgtttaagcaagcgatggtttccaaagattacacacataatttttagaaaaatcagaggcgTATGTATGCTCTTGGGtattaaacctgcggacattcgtctcagtcagtccgttccacacccaactaaacTATCGCTGTTTGTAGCATAATTCTACTAAATGGTAGTTATATATCAGTTTGTTAAATCTGATTATTTGTTGTTTCTAAGTTTATAGCAATAAGGATGCATTTTCAGTGTCGCCATAAGAAAGCCATTAGTTTTGTCGCAGTACATTGTGATCTACACACACAGGTAAAGGACcaaattacgtataaaatacCGAACCCACCGGGGAGTTCGAAGTCCGTTTCTGTGTCAGGCTTTATTACTAGAATGTCCTTCCTCTGTTCCTCGCATTAAAGAGTAACGACTATTTACATTAGTTTTGTCACTGAGTAAGGTGTAAGGTGTGTGCTTGATTACAAGAATTTAGATGAATAATTGGACTCTTTTGTAAATTCCAACTGACTGAAATATAAGATGCATATGGATCACTTTGTGAGTTAATTTTTGCGCAATATGATcctttttattcattaatttccaCTGTCTACAAATCATGTAAAACTTACTTCCCATTCTCTTTTATTTAAACTGGAGTAGTGAAGAGACAAAACATAGTAAGTGCAACAGAACCTTAATCTACTTTGTTTTACTGAatcaaaatttatcaaaattaactaCTAGCTATCTAGCTCAGAAGTCAGGGGACTTAATTGGTATAGTAAAATCttgtgcaaaaatatattatacggtatttcaaattatataaattttacaagacAGAAAATTGCTATTGGAATTCATCATCCTTTATCTCTTCGCTGCCAcgtaacttaataattaaaactaaacctACTAGTGatcctatttttatttataaaagtaatatttagatGCTGTAAACCAGAATAATTCCTTTGCACCGAGCGGAGATCGTTGGTTTTTTACAAGCTATGGTGATTACCAAGTTTAATAGTCTCGTAAATTCTTATCAGCTCCGACGTCGTTCGCCTGGTGAATAAGAACGATTTTCGATTGCGTCAAATTTTTTATCTAtgcaattaaatttgtattcctGAACTATGGTAACGTATAAGACTGTATATGTTTTgctgtagaatatatttaatgcaCGTATTTAAGGGGTATTGGAAAGTATTTTTCGTCCATAAATAAGTTCAATCTCGCATCTTCAAGGACTATATCTACATAGAACCGTGCGCAGTAATGTACGTTTCgccaatttttttatctatttgtgTCTTTCCCAACATCACAAGGAAATTCTAATCCAGACTACTGTAGGTTttcttgaaaattttcaaataaaaaatgcaaaatttttGATTGGCCTTCTCCTAAGTATAGCTTAAACATCACTAAAGTAGAACAGGTAGTTAACTGTCGTGTTTTTTAACCGTCTGGAAATCGAAGTTGAAAAATTATTGGCTTTACAACTACACAGATAATCTTCATACATTTCTATGAGAATGGCTATTCGTTCTGTTCACTCTTCTACACTACAAGTCTACACATAATTCATTCAGCTTTCAGTCTCAGCTAAAGAAGAGTAATTGTGCAATAACTCAATGTTATGGAAAATTGTGATACAAAGGGTTTATGGCGAATGTTTGTGCGAAGCTGGCAGACGCGAGGGTGCATTATCGATCGGTGTCGTTGAACTCACCCCAAACCACTCGATCGGTTCTGACTCGAAACACTGCCTCTATCGGCGTATGGTAATTTTGGAAACATTGTTAACTATCATATCGGATATTTGTGTCTTgcgtatttaaaacaaaagttattgTACGTTATTGTtggtttttgttaattttcatttttcttctgaaTATAATTCTGTATATTTTGACTGAATAGGGGAGAGTGGGCACtattggtattattttaataaaaatatatttttttgttcgctttaaattttttatatgtaacaaggAAAGGCTTCcttattaacatataaaaagttTACACTATTCTAGGCAGGGTAGTGTATTGGGTTAATATTcatccggatagcgactaccgaacacaaagtgttaaaacccgccatagtggccctcgtgagtgtgtcgctttccgggaccagcctgtctatatctggttccaacaggccggcataattgtgtcgactgccgaggggtaatcatttctcgtcagtcgacattctattagaccccactccacttaccatcaggtgcagtgaagtcacttttaGGTgcctgtttaaaaaaatatccattaaataaccaaagtaaaaaaaacattgtatattaaatatgtttttgtggaCTATAAATGTCTTTTAAAAAATCCGTTAGCGCGCTATTTTGATAGGCGGCCCTTCTCAATCGattgtttgaactttatttattagacaAATCTAATATGGCAGgtacctaattatattttaatcagtaataaattattatattttaatcagtaaTTAATTTAGAGCCAATTTGGCCAATTTAGCCCGAGTACTGATTAATTGTTAGCTGTATAAAAAGCAATGACACGATATATAAAGCTATTATGTCTAATTAATTTGTCACAgtattataagtaggtactctttaattacttaatatattttataacaaagttaatattaataaaacatttctaaagttgatttattttagtaatatccCACCCTAATGATTCGTGGACTTATATTTATGACTTTATTATTAGCTTAGAGCCAcgccattttaaataatgtctaaaaatacaaaatgccGCCATGTTTAAAAGGCGTTCGACCGAATACACATCAccctttttgttttaaaagccAATTTATCTTGAACCGTTCACCCTGCAGCAGGAACGTGAAATGTGACAATTGATAGAGCTCAAATTATCATGGTAGGTGTTTAaaacagtaatatttaaaactgaaaCGCTTTGTTGCgatattttgttataacaaatttaaaatgcttTCGAAATACAGAATTAATGATTTCGtatgcttacgcgaatgttagacattgaagtgaaactattttacggattttatcacacttttttatattataattttttcccgatgtTTAGAAGACtctgcagctttcgtggtcaaaaagtcttcgaaacgttaggagaaaattattaattctatatttcatattttcacaTCTTCAAAACCATTTTTAAACGGTTCCAACGAAATGTTgaacgaaaattaaaatttccaataataaaaaatttaacgctaatagtattgtaatttgtgtataatattattaagtatttaattatgttatagtCCTAACAGATACCTACTCTCTGGATATTCCATTACCCAAAatttctaacataaataaaatcccATTTTATGTTAGAGTAGCTCGCTAGTATAGGTTATTTTATGGtctaaaaataatcaaaaggTTTTCCcgtaccgggaatcgaacccgagcctcctGGGTGAAAGCCAGGTATCCTAGCCACTAGACCATACGGGATGTTGTATAGTGTTgtaaaattatagattatttacaaatagtttaaaagtgaaataaaatactattatctTTTTTTACGTAAAGAAGATTACATAATCACTCAAtcgaattataaaattattatgaccatttcaataaaaaaaagtaattataacatgaaaatatataagtattaatatttatcgtaTTTATTATCAGATTCATGTACATTAAAACAATGAAGCAAGCAAtgttaatatagatataaaaaaaaaatgtgaaataaaaaaaaatatttgtcgtaTTTTTTCTGTCAGTGACATCTACCTAAATCTATGTGAATTACAACagtatttaacatttttcttgCTAAGCTCACCTAATAGTCTATTAGATATTTGGTAGATGTCGCTACATACGCACGGTACTTTCGTACTCTATATTTCTCGACTCTACAATACTATCAAGTTCTTATCATATATAATAGATAGCgctagtatataaaaatatgtttcattgcAATTTCAAATAAGCAGTAactgacattatttttaataaaagatggCACCCGCATCATTTTTAATCGGCGATTTCTAGCGCCCAAAAATCATGGATACACTGCCGTCTAAAATGAATAGAATTCCACCAAGAACTGTAACAcagtttaaagttttgattataagtattaaagGCAGGTTATGcagttcgttttttttttagtagagACCGGGGGAAAATATCGAATGGGATTCTAGATTCTCCCAGCTTAAccactgcagggtcctggaggaaagtgggGGAGGAAGAAAAGGGAAGGAAGTGAAGGAAAAGGAAGAAAAACCACACTAAAATGGGCGGAGCGgaaagggaagggaaatgttcgcgtgACTATAAGGATAGGCCTCAATTTGATAACACagccaagaggtatacacactgcacCGTGTGCCTAGGGCTACAAATGTCCCACGcgtgggcgtgcatttg contains:
- the LOC119192128 gene encoding uncharacterized protein LOC119192128, producing MENYMEYSIMGSVSAIRMKPCCLPSKFECQPDRLKRTTKSGPRPVAVKRQRASLIQEILVQTETVNTPSTSNIGTGDSQVMDEESDLFEMNQNKSTQVCPNLKGCSLVRPPSVSAKSNLTKVEARKTKEIASLRIHIERVIRRYKGSSPMLKTTVGC